A genomic region of Metopolophium dirhodum isolate CAU chromosome 1, ASM1992520v1, whole genome shotgun sequence contains the following coding sequences:
- the LOC132932902 gene encoding proteoglycan 4-like: MTGQQQEKWQQVAELIQRLGLVSGGQDEPRTAAQVARMTTRQLLQDPVRAAIYNRGWADRTTDIQRRLRPHRPPSTSTPGSRTPSLTRPPPPATTPAPVTPAEPAPVPRPTGVLPGPTGRVRTEAQQARNRRKFQQLKEKRKARESEASQQRRLAKQPAPTSEPEAAGTPPTNPTPMEVDKPASKDGKSEEPGQPTSQESPDQSESTVEITETDWLVAFEGMPDLDEHHSYYTPVGSPKHLQ; this comes from the coding sequence ATGACCGGCCAACAGCAGGAGAAGTGGCAGCAGGTTGCCGAGCTAATCCAACGGCTGGGGCTGGTATCCGGTGGCCAGGATGAGCCACGAACAGCCGCCCAGGTCGCGAGGATGACTACCCGCCAACTCCTGCAGGACCCAGTGCGGGCGGCCATCTACAACCGGGGCTGGGCGGACCGTACGACGGACATTCAGCGGAGGTTGCGGCCACACCGACCACCATCAACGTCAACACCCGGCAGCCGCACACCGTCCCTGACAAGGCCACCACCCCCAGCAACGACACCTGCCCCCGTAACACCTGCGGAGCCGGCACCGGTACCCAGGCCAACGGGGGTACTCCCCGGCCCAACGGGAAGGGTGAGGACGGAGGCGCAGCAGGCAAGGAACCGCCGGAAATTCCAACAGCTGAAGGAGAAGAGGAAGGCCAGGGAAAGCGAGGCAAGCCAACAACGTCGGCTTGCCAAGCAACCCGCGCCAACCTCAGAACCGGAAGCAGCCGGCACGCCTCCGACCAACCCTACACCGATGGAGGTTGACAAACCGGCCTCCAAGGACGGCAAGTCCGAGGAGCCGGGACAACCCACCAGCCAGGAGTCGCCAGACCAATCGGAGTCCACGGTAGAAATTACCGAGACAGATTGGCTGGTGGCGTTCGAGGGGATGCCAGATTTGGACGAGCACCACTCGTACTACACTCCGGTAGGGTCCCCAAAACACCTTCAATAA
- the LOC132935936 gene encoding uncharacterized protein LOC132935936, with translation MSYRTIASTDSENEHFSESIDIRPSFSKTKPGSKRSAEKTSVKKPMKKKQNKMNASYRDNISERLRSEDFDVEVFNSLTFRQGDGVVTIKTPFEEKGKDLWVLSHYKVTNIENVPVKDRWKFSEATVRLYTTDESKDQTLHTGLNETMQIIFDKLLTDPKRQTIKSKTVV, from the exons atgtcgtacCGTACAATTGCTTCAACTGATTCAGAG aatgaacattttagcgaatcaattgatataagaccatctttttcaaaaacaaaacctgGATCAAAACGTTCTGCAGAAAAAACAAGTGTtaaaaaacctatgaaaaagaagcagaataaaatg aatgcatCATACAGAGATAATATCAGCGAACGCTTGAGATCAGAagattttgatgttgaagtatttaattCGCTAACATTCAGACAAGGAGATGGCGTTGTGACAATAAAGACGCCTTTTGAAGAAAAAGGAAAGGATCTTTGGGTGCTAAGTCATTATAAGGTTACTAACATCGAGAATGTACCAGTAAAGGACAG atGGAAGTTCAGTGAAGCTACTGTTAGATTGTACACGACCGACGAATCAAAAGATCAAACACTTCATACTGGTCTTAATGAGacaatgcaaattatatttgataaattactaacCGATCCAAAGCGTCAAACTATTAAAAGCAAGAcggttgtttga